Proteins from a single region of Streptomyces spinoverrucosus:
- a CDS encoding amino-acid N-acetyltransferase, translated as MSAESPSAENPEVTAKAITVRRARTSDVPAVRRLLDAYVRDGILLDKATVTLYEDIQEFWVAERDDNAEVLGCGALHVMWEDLAEVRTLAVKPGLKGAGVGHQLLEKLLQTARWLGVRRVFCLTFEVDFFGRHGFVEIGETPVDTDVYAELLRSYDEGVAEFLGLERVKPNTLGNSRMLLHL; from the coding sequence ATGTCCGCAGAGAGCCCCTCCGCCGAGAACCCCGAAGTCACCGCTAAAGCCATCACCGTCCGCCGGGCCCGGACCAGCGATGTCCCCGCCGTCCGCCGACTCCTTGACGCCTACGTCCGCGACGGCATCCTGCTCGACAAAGCGACGGTGACGCTTTACGAGGACATCCAGGAGTTCTGGGTGGCGGAACGCGACGACAACGCCGAGGTCCTCGGCTGCGGCGCACTGCACGTGATGTGGGAAGACCTCGCGGAAGTCCGCACTCTCGCCGTGAAGCCCGGCCTCAAGGGCGCCGGCGTCGGCCATCAGTTGCTGGAGAAGTTGCTGCAGACCGCACGCTGGCTGGGTGTTCGCCGCGTTTTCTGTCTGACCTTCGAAGTCGACTTCTTCGGCAGGCACGGCTTCGTGGAGATCGGTGAGACGCCGGTCGACACCGATGTCTACGCGGAGCTGCTGCGTTCCTATGACGAGGGTGTCGCCGAGTTCCTGGGTCTCGAACGAGTGAAACCGAACACCTTGGGCAACAGCCGGATGCTTCTGCATCTGTGA
- a CDS encoding BlaI/MecI/CopY family transcriptional regulator: MTRVWKWNRPVTVREVLEDLQQERSIAYTTVMTVLDNLHQKGWVRREAEGRAYRYEAVSTRAAYAAALMKDAWSQSDNAAAALVAFFGMMSEEQRRALRDAARIVGIPETPEPPEPVKGAERAEPPEAPNTRPDTHAENPTENPPGSPTENPPGPPTENPGPAPEAPGR, from the coding sequence ATGACGCGGGTGTGGAAGTGGAACCGCCCGGTGACCGTTCGAGAAGTCCTGGAAGATCTTCAACAGGAACGGTCCATCGCCTACACCACGGTGATGACCGTTTTGGACAATCTCCACCAGAAGGGCTGGGTGCGCCGCGAGGCGGAAGGCCGGGCCTATCGATATGAGGCCGTCTCCACCCGCGCCGCCTACGCCGCGGCCCTGATGAAGGACGCCTGGTCGCAGAGCGACAACGCCGCCGCCGCGCTCGTCGCCTTCTTCGGCATGATGAGCGAGGAACAGCGCCGGGCACTACGGGACGCGGCGCGCATCGTAGGCATCCCGGAAACCCCCGAGCCCCCCGAACCTGTCAAGGGCGCCGAACGAGCCGAACCCCCCGAAGCCCCGAATACCCGCCCCGATACGCACGCCGAGAACCCCACAGAGAACCCTCCCGGCTCCCCGACCGAGAACCCCCCGGGCCCCCCAACCGAGAACCCCGGCCCCGCCCCGGAGGCCCCCGGGCGATAG
- a CDS encoding type III pantothenate kinase: MLLTIDVGNTHTVLGLFDGDDIVEHWRISTDARRTADELAVLLQGLMGMHPLLGDDLGDGIDGIAICATVPSVLHELREVTRRYYGDVPAVLVEPGVKTGVPILTDNPKEVGADRIINAVAAVELFGGPAIVVDFGTATTFDAVSARGEYVGGVIAPGIEISVEALGVKGAQLRKIEVARPRSVIGKNTVEAMQSGIVYGFAGQVDGVVNRMSRELAADPDDVTVIATGGLAPMVLGESSVIDEHEPWLTLIGLRLVYERNVSRM, translated from the coding sequence ATGCTGCTGACGATCGACGTAGGCAACACCCACACCGTCCTCGGCCTCTTCGACGGCGACGACATCGTCGAACACTGGCGCATCTCCACGGACGCCCGCCGCACTGCGGACGAGCTGGCGGTGCTCCTCCAGGGCCTGATGGGCATGCACCCCCTCCTCGGCGACGACCTGGGCGACGGCATCGACGGCATCGCGATCTGCGCGACGGTCCCCTCCGTCCTCCACGAACTCCGCGAGGTGACCCGCCGCTACTACGGCGACGTCCCCGCCGTCCTCGTCGAACCGGGCGTCAAGACGGGCGTCCCGATCCTCACCGACAACCCCAAGGAAGTGGGCGCCGACCGCATCATCAACGCGGTGGCGGCGGTCGAGCTCTTCGGCGGCCCGGCGATCGTCGTCGACTTCGGCACGGCGACGACGTTCGACGCGGTGAGCGCGCGCGGAGAGTACGTCGGCGGCGTCATCGCCCCCGGCATCGAGATCTCCGTCGAGGCACTCGGCGTCAAGGGCGCCCAACTCCGCAAGATCGAGGTGGCCCGCCCCCGCAGCGTGATCGGCAAGAACACCGTCGAGGCCATGCAGTCAGGCATCGTCTACGGCTTCGCAGGCCAGGTCGACGGGGTCGTCAACCGCATGTCCCGCGAACTCGCCGCCGACCCCGACGACGTCACGGTGATCGCAACGGGCGGCTTGGCCCCCATGGTCCTCGGCGAATCCTCGGTCATCGACGAACACGAACCCTGGCTGACCCTGATCGGCCTACGCCTGGTGTACGAACGCAACGTGTCCCGCATGTAG
- the nadC gene encoding carboxylating nicotinate-nucleotide diphosphorylase, giving the protein MSTPDLPLVPSDGCGDGCACGADEEYLECGLDPALAQLLAEAGLDPVEVEDIANVAIQEDLAGGVDVTTVATIPEDAVATADFVARDAGVVAGLRVAEAIMSIVCEDEFEVERHVEDGDRVTPDQKLLSITTRTRDLLTAERSALNLLCRLSGIATATRAWADALEGTNAKVRDTRKTTPGLRSLEKFAVRCGGGVNHRMSLSDAALVKDNHVVAAGGVTQAFKAVRENFPDVPIEVEVDTLHQLREAVDAGADLILLDNFTPGECEEAVALVHGRAALEASGRLTLANAKAYADTGVDYLAVGALTHSSAILDIGLDLRATE; this is encoded by the coding sequence GTGAGCACCCCCGACCTTCCCCTCGTCCCCTCCGACGGCTGCGGTGACGGCTGCGCCTGCGGCGCCGACGAGGAATACCTGGAATGCGGCCTCGACCCCGCACTCGCCCAGCTCCTGGCCGAGGCCGGACTCGACCCCGTGGAGGTCGAGGACATCGCCAACGTGGCCATCCAAGAGGACCTGGCGGGCGGCGTGGATGTGACGACGGTCGCGACCATCCCCGAGGACGCGGTGGCGACGGCCGACTTCGTGGCCCGCGACGCGGGCGTCGTGGCGGGCCTCAGGGTCGCCGAAGCCATCATGTCGATCGTCTGCGAGGACGAGTTCGAAGTCGAACGACACGTGGAAGACGGCGACCGAGTAACGCCGGACCAGAAACTCCTCTCCATCACCACCCGCACCCGAGACCTCCTCACCGCCGAACGCAGCGCACTGAACCTCCTCTGCCGCCTCTCGGGCATCGCAACGGCCACCCGCGCGTGGGCGGACGCCCTGGAAGGCACGAACGCCAAAGTCCGGGACACCCGCAAAACGACCCCCGGCCTGCGCTCTCTCGAAAAGTTCGCGGTCCGCTGCGGCGGCGGCGTCAACCACCGCATGTCCCTCTCCGACGCGGCCCTGGTCAAGGACAACCACGTGGTGGCCGCGGGCGGCGTCACCCAGGCCTTCAAGGCCGTACGCGAGAACTTCCCGGACGTACCGATCGAGGTCGAGGTCGACACCCTGCACCAGCTCCGCGAGGCAGTGGACGCGGGCGCCGACCTGATCCTGCTGGACAACTTCACGCCGGGCGAATGCGAGGAAGCCGTGGCCCTGGTCCACGGCCGCGCCGCCCTCGAAGCGTCCGGCCGTCTCACCCTCGCCAACGCGAAGGCATACGCCGACACCGGCGTCGACTACCTGGCCGTGGGCGCCCTGACGCACTCCTCCGCGATCCTGGACATCGGCCTGGATCTGCGAGCGACGGAGTAG